The genomic stretch ACCGTTATCTCAAGTGTGTTTGGAATGATTCCTCTGGCATTTGGAGAAGGTGCCGGAACTGAACTTTATCGAGGTATGGGCACAGCACTGATAGGGGGGTTGGGGATTTCCACTTTATTCACCTTGTTTCTTGTGCCAGTACTTATATCCTTATTGGCAGATATGGGATTCCATACCCGAAAAGAAGACCTCGTTAAAGAATCGCTTGAAGCGCCTGTCTCCTCTAACTAGTCGGCCAGTCCTGAGGTAGTGGACAGTTGATGGTAATTTCTTCTTTGCTTGTAGGGTGATTGAAGACGATGCTCCTTGCATGCAAGGCAATTCTTCCATGAGGTAATTCAGTTTTTGCACCATACTTTTTGTCGCCTACGATTGGGTGCCCTATGAAGGAGAGTTGTGCGCGGATTTGATGGAACCTCCCTGTATGCAGTTGAATATCAAGCAGGCTGGTATTGGCCGAAGTCTCTAATACTTTGTAATCCAACCGGGCTTCTTTAGCCTCGGGTGCGGGACGAGGGAAAACAGTTGTCTTGAGCGACTTCTCTTTTTTTAAATAATGTTTCAGGATGGCTTGTTGGGGGCCTGGTGTTCCTTCTACCCGTG from Nitrospinota bacterium encodes the following:
- a CDS encoding RluA family pseudouridine synthase; protein product: MNNPPDLDILYLDNHLIAVNKPAGALTQSDDSGEVSLMDKIKDWIKIEYKKPGNVFLGLVHRLDRPVSGVVIFGRTSKGASRLSEQFRKKTTQKIYQARVEGTPGPQQAILKHYLKKEKSLKTTVFPRPAPEAKEARLDYKVLETSANTSLLDIQLHTGRFHQIRAQLSFIGHPIVGDKKYGAKTELPHGRIALHARSIVFNHPTSKEEITINCPLPQDWPTS